In Magnetospirillum sp. XM-1, a single window of DNA contains:
- a CDS encoding nuclear transport factor 2 family protein, giving the protein MDINGFMQGYKTAWEGRDPARFAALFHADGRYHNTPFQVQTGTAELAEYWKRVQLQEDVHVAYQILASQDGGGIAHWHVTYQVASEELFQIWAKSTGTGLPNRKPGDPLPRMVLDGMLQASFAGGLCREARIWWHSMPQP; this is encoded by the coding sequence ATGGACATCAACGGCTTCATGCAAGGATACAAGACGGCCTGGGAAGGCCGCGACCCGGCCAGGTTCGCCGCGCTTTTCCACGCCGACGGGCGCTACCACAACACCCCGTTCCAGGTTCAGACCGGCACCGCCGAACTGGCCGAGTACTGGAAGCGGGTGCAGCTCCAGGAAGACGTCCATGTCGCCTACCAGATCCTGGCCAGCCAGGACGGCGGCGGCATCGCCCATTGGCACGTCACCTATCAGGTGGCTTCCGAGGAACTGTTCCAGATCTGGGCCAAGTCCACGGGAACCGGCCTGCCCAACCGCAAGCCCGGCGATCCGCTGCCCCGCATGGTGCTGGACGGCATGCTGCAGGCCAGCTTCGCCGGCGGCCTGTGCCGCGAGGCGCGCATCTGGTGGCACAGCATGCCGCAGCCTTAG
- the rpoZ gene encoding DNA-directed RNA polymerase subunit omega, with amino-acid sequence MARVTVEDCVLKVPNRFELVLMAGQRARDISAGAKLTVERDNDKNPVVALREIADETVGLDGLQNALILGLQKHVEVDEPEEDEMEGFIPDRDMAFETVANEDEMIEDGMSINDTGADFDVDSGDE; translated from the coding sequence ATGGCGCGCGTTACGGTTGAAGACTGTGTACTGAAGGTTCCGAACCGCTTCGAGCTGGTGCTGATGGCCGGCCAGCGGGCCCGGGACATTTCCGCCGGTGCCAAGCTGACGGTGGAGCGCGACAACGACAAGAACCCGGTTGTGGCGCTGCGCGAGATCGCCGACGAGACTGTCGGGCTGGACGGCCTGCAGAACGCCCTGATCCTGGGCCTCCAGAAGCACGTCGAAGTGGACGAGCCGGAAGAGGACGAGATGGAGGGCTTCATCCCCGACCGCGACATGGCCTTCGAGACCGTCGCCAACGAGGACGAGATGATCGAGGACGGCATGTCCATCAACGACACCGGCGCCGATTTCGACGTGGATTCCGGCGACGAGTAA
- a CDS encoding pyridoxine 5'-phosphate synthase, translating to MTGRLRLGVNIDHVATIRNARGGRHPDPVRAAHMAAAAGADGITAHLREDRRHISDRDMERLANEITLPLNFEMAATEEMVAIALRHRPHAACIVPERREERTTEGGLDVVGQFESLKPLVGRLVDAGIRVSMFIEANPAQLDASKALGAPVIELHTGAYCDAEGAERDREFARIKAAAAHAASIGLECHAGHGLSYDTVKPVAAIASIMELNIGHFLVGEAIFVGLDASIRHMRRLMDEARGA from the coding sequence ATGACCGGCCGCCTGCGCCTCGGCGTCAACATCGACCACGTCGCCACCATCCGGAACGCCCGCGGCGGGCGTCATCCCGATCCGGTCCGGGCCGCCCACATGGCGGCGGCGGCCGGTGCCGACGGCATCACGGCCCATCTGCGCGAGGACCGGCGCCACATCTCCGACCGCGACATGGAGCGTCTGGCCAACGAGATCACGCTGCCGCTCAATTTCGAGATGGCGGCCACCGAGGAGATGGTGGCCATCGCGCTGCGGCACCGTCCGCACGCCGCCTGCATCGTGCCCGAGCGGCGCGAGGAGCGCACCACCGAGGGCGGCCTCGACGTGGTGGGACAGTTCGAGTCCTTGAAGCCGCTGGTCGGCCGCCTGGTGGACGCCGGTATCCGCGTCTCCATGTTCATCGAGGCGAATCCGGCGCAGCTGGACGCCTCCAAGGCCCTGGGCGCGCCGGTGATCGAGCTGCATACCGGCGCCTATTGCGACGCCGAGGGGGCCGAGCGCGACCGCGAATTCGCCCGCATCAAGGCGGCGGCCGCCCATGCCGCTTCCATCGGCCTGGAATGCCATGCCGGCCACGGCCTCAGCTACGACACGGTCAAGCCGGTGGCGGCCATTGCCTCCATCATGGAGCTGAATATCGGCCACTTCCTGGTGGGGGAGGCCATCTTCGTCGGCCTCGACGCCTCCATCCGCCACATGCGCCGCCTGATGGACGAGGCGAGGGGGGCTTAA
- the acpS gene encoding holo-ACP synthase has translation MIIGLGNDLVDIRRIEDSLERFGERFVAKVFTEEEKATAERRVGAARSGAYAKRFAAKEALVKALGKQGVGWRDIEVRNDGEGRPCLRLSGGAAALLARRIPEGMQARLHLTLTDEYPLAQAVVIIEAVPA, from the coding sequence ATGATCATCGGCCTGGGCAACGACCTGGTGGACATCCGCCGCATCGAAGACAGCCTCGAGCGGTTCGGCGAGCGCTTCGTCGCCAAGGTCTTCACTGAAGAAGAAAAGGCCACCGCCGAACGGCGGGTGGGGGCGGCGCGTTCCGGGGCCTACGCCAAGCGTTTCGCCGCCAAGGAGGCGCTGGTCAAGGCGCTGGGAAAGCAAGGCGTCGGCTGGCGCGACATCGAGGTGAGAAACGACGGCGAGGGGCGTCCCTGCCTTCGCTTGAGCGGTGGCGCCGCGGCGCTTCTGGCCCGGCGGATTCCCGAAGGGATGCAGGCCCGGCTGCACCTTACGCTCACCGACGAATATCCCCTGGCCCAGGCCGTGGTGATCATCGAAGCCGTGCCGGCTTGA
- a CDS encoding diguanylate cyclase domain-containing protein, which translates to MSDLGERITRELTTRYVAVLVVLGALALMSFVALTRMIVDAEGSAELVNLAGRQRMLVQRVAFAANRLVIVDDAERAATARLLGETLDQIEERHDRLMRGDKSPPPASVMEVFSGPPWNLDRDLQGFIARGRAILAEEGRPSATNPDLAAISAGAVGSLLRSLDELTIRFQRDSESQMEELMKLQAVTVAVAVGLLVLSALGVFRPMVERLQADIAERSANAARLKESEERLWRILEESPVGVSVSRRRDGRVVFANSRFTDIIGMSKEEFLGSKARDHYVDDAQRQVVLALLRRDGHLDDVEVEFRRKNGAPFWSLLTIRSLGFADEPVNLAWIYDITERKAAEQQIMLASKVLETVTEAVVITDADNRIIFVNPAFTTITEYSKDEVRGQNPSFLRSGRHEPEFYAELWRRLSETGHWEGEIWNRRKSGAFYAEWLSINALRDVGGAITHFVAVFSDITHRKEDEERIWRQANYDALTGLPNRSLFLDRLNQTVRQSKREKKRFALLFLDLDGFKAVNDTLGHAAGDVLLQQTASRMSECVRAADTLARLAGDEFVLILDGVHGRDDPALVAGKILRLLAEPYALEAGTAHVRGSIGVALYPDDAEDGASLIRRADAAMYAVKRMGKNNFLFSADLPSGD; encoded by the coding sequence TTCGCCGCCAACCGTCTGGTCATCGTCGACGACGCGGAGCGCGCGGCCACGGCGCGTCTGCTGGGCGAGACCCTGGACCAGATCGAGGAACGGCATGACCGGCTGATGCGCGGCGACAAGTCTCCGCCGCCGGCTTCGGTGATGGAGGTGTTCTCCGGTCCCCCCTGGAATCTCGACCGTGATCTTCAGGGGTTCATCGCCCGTGGCCGCGCCATTCTGGCCGAGGAAGGCCGGCCATCCGCCACCAATCCCGATCTGGCCGCCATTTCGGCGGGGGCGGTGGGGTCGTTGCTGCGCTCGCTCGACGAACTGACCATCCGCTTCCAGCGGGACAGCGAATCCCAGATGGAAGAGCTGATGAAGCTGCAGGCGGTGACGGTGGCGGTGGCCGTCGGCCTGCTGGTGCTGTCGGCGTTGGGGGTCTTCCGCCCCATGGTCGAGCGGCTGCAGGCCGACATCGCCGAGCGCTCGGCCAATGCGGCGCGGCTCAAGGAAAGCGAGGAGCGGCTGTGGCGCATCCTGGAGGAAAGCCCGGTGGGCGTTTCGGTGTCGCGGCGCCGCGACGGCCGGGTGGTGTTCGCCAATTCCCGCTTCACCGACATCATCGGTATGAGCAAGGAGGAATTCCTGGGCTCGAAGGCCCGCGATCACTATGTGGACGACGCCCAGCGGCAGGTGGTGCTGGCCCTTCTGCGCCGCGACGGACACCTCGACGACGTCGAGGTGGAGTTCCGCCGCAAGAACGGCGCCCCGTTCTGGAGCCTGCTGACCATCCGTTCCCTGGGTTTCGCGGACGAGCCGGTCAATCTGGCCTGGATCTACGACATCACCGAGCGCAAGGCGGCGGAACAGCAGATCATGCTGGCCTCCAAGGTGCTGGAGACGGTGACCGAGGCGGTGGTCATCACCGATGCCGACAACCGCATCATCTTCGTCAATCCCGCCTTCACCACCATCACCGAATATTCCAAGGACGAGGTGCGGGGACAAAATCCCAGCTTCCTGCGTTCGGGCCGGCATGAACCGGAATTCTATGCCGAGCTGTGGCGGAGGCTCTCGGAAACCGGCCATTGGGAGGGCGAGATCTGGAACCGGCGCAAGTCGGGCGCCTTCTATGCCGAGTGGCTGTCCATCAATGCGCTTCGCGATGTCGGCGGGGCCATCACCCATTTCGTGGCGGTGTTCTCGGACATTACCCACCGCAAGGAGGACGAGGAGCGCATCTGGCGCCAGGCCAATTACGATGCGCTGACCGGCCTGCCCAACCGCTCGCTGTTCCTCGATCGCCTCAATCAGACCGTGCGCCAGTCCAAGCGGGAAAAGAAGCGCTTCGCCCTGTTGTTTCTCGACCTGGACGGCTTCAAGGCGGTCAACGACACGCTGGGCCATGCCGCCGGCGACGTCTTGCTGCAGCAGACCGCGTCGCGCATGTCGGAATGCGTGCGGGCCGCCGACACCCTGGCCCGGCTGGCCGGCGACGAGTTCGTGCTGATTCTGGACGGAGTCCACGGCCGCGACGATCCCGCCCTGGTGGCAGGCAAGATTCTGAGGCTCCTGGCCGAGCCCTATGCGCTGGAGGCCGGGACCGCCCATGTGCGGGGCTCCATTGGCGTGGCGCTTTATCCCGATGACGCCGAGGACGGGGCAAGCCTGATCCGTCGCGCCGATGCCGCCATGTATGCCGTCAAGCGGATGGGGAAGAACAACTTCCTGTTCTCCGCCGACCTGCCGTCCGGGGATTAG
- a CDS encoding uracil-DNA glycosylase, with amino-acid sequence MTFSPPAADCGLCPRLAEFRHANRAQYPGWHHDPVPSFGDLDARLLVVGLAPGLKGANRTGRPFTGDYAGDLLYATLIKYGLARGEYRQSADDGLELVDCRITNAARCVPPANKPLPAEFAACRPFLAAEIKAMPNLKGIFCLGRESHQQVLSTLSLRQAAHPFGHARLHALPGGLVLGDSYHCSRYNTNTGRLTEAMFHQALETLLAALG; translated from the coding sequence ATGACCTTCTCCCCGCCTGCGGCCGATTGCGGCCTGTGCCCGCGTCTGGCCGAGTTCCGCCACGCCAACCGCGCCCAGTACCCCGGCTGGCATCACGATCCGGTGCCGTCCTTCGGCGACCTGGACGCCCGCCTGCTGGTGGTGGGCCTCGCCCCCGGCCTCAAGGGCGCCAACCGCACGGGCCGCCCGTTCACCGGCGATTACGCCGGCGACCTGCTCTACGCCACCTTGATCAAGTACGGGCTGGCGCGGGGCGAATACCGGCAATCGGCCGATGACGGGCTGGAACTGGTGGATTGCCGCATCACCAACGCGGCGCGCTGCGTGCCGCCCGCCAACAAGCCCCTGCCCGCCGAGTTCGCCGCCTGCCGCCCCTTCTTGGCCGCCGAGATCAAGGCCATGCCCAACCTCAAGGGCATCTTCTGCCTGGGCCGGGAATCGCACCAGCAGGTGCTGTCCACCCTGTCCTTGCGCCAGGCCGCCCATCCCTTCGGCCATGCCCGCCTCCACGCCCTGCCCGGCGGGCTGGTGCTGGGCGACAGCTACCACTGCTCGCGCTACAACACCAATACCGGTCGCCTGACCGAGGCCATGTTCCACCAGGCGCTGGAAACCCTGCTGGCGGCGCTGGGTTAA
- the lepB gene encoding signal peptidase I translates to MSKGKSGGMGETIRTIVYAMLIAGGVRTLAFEPFNIPSGSMIPSLLIGDYLFVSKYAYGYSRYSMPFGIGPGGGRIMDRAPERGDVIVFKKPPENKIDYIKRVVGLPGDRIQVKGGILFINGTAVERKRIEDFVERDKDGNILRAPQYVETLPNGRKHKIIEFLGDNGPADNTMEYVVPPGHYFMMGDNRDNSADSRFLSEVGYVPAENFVGRAEILFFSGDGSAALWEVWRWPWAIRYSRLLQGIE, encoded by the coding sequence ATGTCTAAAGGCAAGTCGGGCGGAATGGGCGAGACGATCCGCACCATCGTCTACGCCATGCTGATCGCCGGAGGTGTTCGCACCCTGGCCTTCGAGCCCTTCAACATTCCATCGGGATCCATGATCCCCAGCCTGCTGATCGGCGACTACCTGTTCGTCTCCAAATACGCCTACGGCTATTCCCGCTATTCCATGCCGTTCGGCATCGGGCCGGGCGGCGGCCGGATCATGGACCGGGCGCCCGAGCGCGGCGACGTGATCGTCTTCAAGAAGCCGCCCGAGAACAAGATCGACTACATCAAGCGGGTGGTGGGCCTGCCCGGCGACCGCATCCAGGTGAAGGGTGGTATCCTCTTCATCAACGGCACCGCCGTGGAGAGGAAGCGGATCGAGGATTTCGTCGAGCGGGACAAGGACGGCAACATCCTGCGCGCGCCGCAATACGTCGAGACGCTTCCCAACGGGCGCAAGCACAAGATCATCGAATTCCTGGGCGACAACGGCCCCGCCGACAACACCATGGAATACGTGGTGCCGCCCGGCCATTACTTCATGATGGGCGACAACCGCGACAATTCGGCGGATTCCCGCTTCCTGTCCGAGGTGGGCTACGTTCCGGCCGAGAATTTCGTCGGCCGGGCGGAAATCCTGTTCTTCTCGGGCGACGGCAGCGCGGCGTTGTGGGAAGTCTGGCGTTGGCCCTGGGCCATCCGCTATTCCCGCCTGCTGCAGGGGATCGAGTAG
- a CDS encoding bacteriohemerythrin codes for MTVIEWTNELKLGVPAMDAEHHQLLRLTNDFLAAAKEHAPFSRLTRIMGELIARTRIHFQAEETLLDHAGYPGLAGHRSAHARLLVDAQRLYERFTTLEADAGADEGASRDLTLEAARFLQRWLVDHIIAEDRPYRPYVMKLT; via the coding sequence ATGACCGTCATCGAGTGGACCAACGAGCTGAAGCTGGGCGTGCCGGCCATGGATGCCGAGCACCACCAGCTCCTGCGCCTGACCAACGACTTCCTGGCCGCCGCCAAGGAACACGCGCCGTTTTCCCGGCTGACCCGGATCATGGGTGAACTGATCGCCCGCACCCGCATCCATTTCCAGGCGGAGGAAACCCTGCTGGACCATGCCGGTTATCCCGGCCTGGCGGGGCACAGGTCCGCGCATGCCCGCCTGCTGGTGGACGCCCAGCGGCTTTACGAGCGCTTCACCACCCTGGAAGCCGACGCCGGAGCGGACGAAGGCGCATCCCGCGACCTCACCTTGGAGGCGGCCCGGTTCCTGCAGCGCTGGCTGGTGGACCACATCATCGCCGAGGACCGTCCCTACCGTCCCTACGTCATGAAGCTGACCTGA
- the era gene encoding GTPase Era: MNEVPETDQRCGFVAVVGAPNAGKSTLVNALVGTKVSIVSPKVQTTRFRVMGIAMVDDAQVVLVDTPGIFSPKKRLERAMVAAAWNGAADADHVCLLVDASRGYDDETRAIVEKLKEANRQAILVLNKVDLVKREKLLGLTAQLDAEGIFTNVFMISALKGDGIGDLLAHLGKMVAPGPWMFPEDQVSDLPQRLLAAEITREKAFLALYQELPYSLYVETEKWEEKEDGSARIDQVIYVERESQKPIVLGKGGRQIKAIGASARQELEELLERRVHLFIHIKVREDWSEKRGHYSELGLDFDS, from the coding sequence ATGAACGAAGTTCCTGAAACCGATCAGCGCTGCGGCTTCGTGGCGGTGGTGGGCGCTCCCAATGCCGGCAAGTCCACCCTGGTCAACGCCCTGGTGGGCACCAAGGTGTCCATCGTCTCGCCCAAGGTGCAGACCACCCGCTTCCGGGTGATGGGCATCGCCATGGTCGACGACGCCCAGGTGGTGCTGGTGGACACCCCCGGCATCTTCAGCCCGAAGAAGCGCCTGGAGCGCGCCATGGTGGCCGCCGCCTGGAACGGCGCCGCCGATGCCGACCACGTCTGCCTGCTGGTGGACGCCTCACGCGGCTATGACGACGAGACCAGGGCCATCGTCGAGAAGCTGAAGGAGGCCAACCGCCAGGCCATCCTGGTGCTGAACAAGGTGGATCTGGTCAAGCGCGAGAAGCTGCTGGGCCTCACCGCCCAGCTGGATGCCGAGGGCATCTTCACCAACGTCTTCATGATCAGCGCCTTGAAGGGCGACGGCATCGGCGACCTGCTGGCCCATCTGGGCAAGATGGTGGCGCCGGGGCCGTGGATGTTCCCCGAGGATCAGGTCTCCGACCTGCCGCAGCGCCTGCTGGCCGCCGAGATCACCCGCGAGAAGGCCTTCCTGGCCCTCTACCAGGAACTGCCGTACTCCCTCTATGTCGAGACGGAGAAGTGGGAGGAGAAGGAGGACGGCTCGGCCCGCATCGATCAGGTGATCTATGTGGAGCGCGAAAGCCAGAAGCCCATCGTGCTGGGCAAGGGCGGCCGCCAGATCAAGGCCATCGGCGCTTCCGCCCGCCAGGAACTGGAAGAGCTGCTGGAGCGCCGCGTCCACCTGTTCATCCACATCAAGGTGCGCGAGGACTGGTCGGAAAAGCGCGGCCATTACTCCGAGCTTGGCCTGGACTTCGATTCGTGA
- a CDS encoding bifunctional (p)ppGpp synthetase/guanosine-3',5'-bis(diphosphate) 3'-pyrophosphohydrolase has translation MMRQFELVERVKSYDPGADEDAINRAYVFAMKMHGSQLRASGDPYFSHPIEVAGILTKYRLDSSSIITALLHDTIEDTPATLDDIEKLFGREIGRLVDGVTKLNRIELQSDHAKQAENLRKLVLAMSEDIRVLLVKLADRMHNMRTLHYIKNPDKRRRIAMETMEIYAPLAERIGMQGIKMELEDLAFAELHPDARGSIVARLSFLREQGGDLIGRILDELRAILDEAGIKAVVSGREKTPYSIWQKMQRKNVGFEQLSDIMAFRVAVGNIEDCYRALGVIHSKYPMVPNRFKDYISTPKPNGYRSLHTGVFGPERHRIEVQIRTSEMHEVAELGVAAHWKYKGGGGDGGNMTDGRQYRWLRELLDILEHASNPEEFLEHTKLEMFSDQVFCFTPKGDLINLPRGACPVDFAYAVHSQVGDTCVGAKVNGRIMPLRTQLNNGDQVDIITSKAQTPNPTWERFVVTGKARARIRRFIRTQQRAQYTELGRAILVRSFRQEGYEFTEKALDGVLRIFKAPSSEDLLALVGEGTLTAREVVSTVFPELKAQANRNDNVVALKARGGDKPTTNKKDKAGAVPIKGLIPGMAMHFAGCCHPLPGDRIVGIVSTGKGVTIHTIDCENLEQFADQPERWLDLAWDEADSNAHVGRIDLVVTNEPGAFGAISTVIAKNMGNITNLKITNRTTDFFEMIIDIEVRDVKHLTNVIAALRATPAINSVDRARN, from the coding sequence ATGATGCGTCAGTTCGAGTTGGTGGAGCGCGTCAAATCCTACGATCCCGGCGCGGACGAGGACGCCATCAACCGCGCCTACGTCTTCGCCATGAAGATGCACGGCTCGCAGCTTCGGGCCTCGGGCGATCCCTATTTCTCCCACCCTATCGAGGTGGCGGGCATCCTGACCAAGTACCGGCTGGATTCCTCGTCGATCATCACCGCGCTGCTGCACGACACCATCGAGGACACGCCGGCCACGCTCGACGACATCGAGAAGCTGTTCGGCCGCGAGATCGGCCGTCTGGTGGACGGCGTCACCAAGCTGAACCGCATCGAACTGCAGTCGGACCACGCCAAGCAGGCCGAGAACCTGCGCAAGCTGGTGCTGGCCATGAGTGAGGACATCCGCGTCCTGCTGGTGAAATTGGCCGACCGCATGCACAACATGCGCACCCTTCACTACATCAAGAATCCCGACAAGCGCCGCCGCATCGCCATGGAGACCATGGAGATCTACGCGCCGCTGGCCGAACGCATCGGCATGCAGGGCATCAAGATGGAACTGGAGGACCTGGCCTTCGCCGAGTTGCATCCGGATGCGCGGGGCTCCATCGTGGCGCGCCTGTCCTTCCTGCGCGAGCAGGGCGGCGACCTGATCGGCCGCATCCTGGACGAGCTTCGCGCCATCCTGGACGAGGCGGGGATCAAGGCCGTGGTCTCGGGCCGCGAGAAGACGCCCTATTCCATCTGGCAGAAGATGCAGAGGAAGAATGTCGGCTTCGAGCAACTGTCCGACATCATGGCCTTCCGCGTCGCCGTGGGAAACATCGAGGACTGCTACCGGGCGCTGGGTGTGATCCACTCCAAGTATCCGATGGTTCCCAACCGCTTCAAGGACTACATCTCGACGCCCAAGCCCAACGGCTACCGCTCGCTGCATACCGGCGTGTTCGGGCCCGAGCGTCACCGCATCGAGGTGCAGATCCGCACCAGCGAGATGCACGAGGTGGCCGAATTGGGCGTCGCTGCCCATTGGAAGTACAAGGGCGGCGGCGGCGACGGCGGCAATATGACCGACGGCCGCCAGTACCGCTGGCTGCGCGAACTGCTCGACATCCTGGAGCACGCCTCCAACCCCGAGGAATTCCTGGAGCACACCAAGCTGGAGATGTTCTCCGACCAGGTGTTCTGCTTCACGCCCAAGGGCGACCTGATCAATCTGCCCCGGGGCGCCTGCCCGGTGGACTTCGCCTATGCCGTCCACTCCCAGGTGGGCGACACCTGCGTCGGCGCCAAGGTCAACGGCCGGATCATGCCGCTCAGGACCCAGCTGAACAACGGCGATCAGGTCGACATCATCACGTCCAAGGCCCAGACGCCGAACCCCACCTGGGAACGCTTCGTCGTCACCGGCAAGGCCAGGGCGCGGATCCGCCGCTTCATCCGCACCCAGCAGCGCGCCCAGTACACCGAGCTGGGCCGCGCCATCCTGGTGCGCAGCTTCCGCCAGGAAGGCTACGAATTCACGGAAAAAGCCCTGGACGGCGTGCTGCGCATCTTCAAGGCGCCGTCGTCCGAGGATCTGCTGGCCCTGGTGGGCGAAGGCACGCTGACCGCCCGCGAGGTGGTCTCCACCGTCTTCCCCGAGCTGAAGGCCCAGGCCAACCGCAACGACAACGTGGTGGCGCTGAAGGCGCGCGGCGGCGACAAGCCGACCACCAACAAGAAGGACAAGGCCGGCGCGGTGCCCATCAAGGGGCTGATCCCCGGCATGGCCATGCATTTCGCCGGCTGCTGCCACCCGCTGCCCGGCGATCGCATCGTCGGCATCGTCAGCACCGGCAAGGGCGTCACCATCCACACCATCGACTGCGAGAACCTGGAGCAGTTCGCCGACCAGCCCGAGCGCTGGCTGGACCTCGCCTGGGACGAGGCCGACAGCAATGCCCATGTGGGCCGCATCGACCTGGTGGTGACCAACGAGCCCGGCGCTTTCGGGGCCATTTCCACGGTGATCGCCAAGAACATGGGCAACATCACCAATCTCAAGATCACCAACCGCACCACCGACTTCTTCGAGATGATCATCGATATCGAGGTGAGGGACGTGAAGCACCTGACCAACGTCATCGCCGCGCTTCGCGCCACGCCCGCCATCAACTCGGTGGACCGGGCGCGTAACTGA
- a CDS encoding bacteriohemerythrin has translation MVDINWQRKYEIGHPRIDFEHRIFLDLIEQFARQAESGATAKRLLRTCAELYKYADFHFFSEEGLMEEIEWPETAAHKALHRDLLKQLHDYIDSVSVDQIRTSEMVAFLMQWFVSHTGSEDRKLAHLLPSASPYKATG, from the coding sequence ATGGTCGACATCAACTGGCAGCGCAAATACGAGATCGGTCACCCGAGGATCGACTTCGAGCACCGCATCTTCCTCGATCTCATCGAGCAGTTCGCCCGGCAGGCGGAATCCGGGGCGACGGCCAAGCGGCTGCTCAGGACCTGCGCCGAGCTCTACAAATACGCCGATTTCCACTTCTTCAGCGAGGAAGGGCTGATGGAGGAGATCGAGTGGCCGGAGACCGCCGCCCACAAGGCGCTTCACCGCGACCTGCTGAAGCAGCTCCACGATTACATCGATTCCGTCTCGGTGGATCAGATCCGCACCAGCGAGATGGTCGCCTTCCTGATGCAGTGGTTCGTCAGCCACACCGGAAGCGAGGACCGCAAGCTGGCCCACCTTCTGCCGTCCGCCTCGCCGTACAAGGCGACGGGCTGA
- a CDS encoding NYN domain-containing protein, with protein sequence MQFYSAERLGLFIDGSNLYSAARALGFDIDYKKLLNLFAGKGRLIRAFYYTALMEDQEYSPIRPLVDWLDYNGYTMVTKPTKEFTDAMGRRKIKGNMDIELAIDVMEMCQYLDHVVLFSGDGDFRRLVEAVQRKGVRVSVVSTIRSQPPMVADELRRQADVFIELQDLESQIARAQQSHRDDRAYPAD encoded by the coding sequence ATGCAGTTTTATTCCGCCGAGCGACTCGGCCTGTTCATCGACGGTTCCAACCTTTATTCGGCGGCCCGCGCGCTGGGCTTCGACATCGACTACAAGAAGCTGCTGAACCTGTTCGCCGGCAAGGGGCGGCTGATCCGCGCCTTCTATTACACCGCCCTGATGGAGGATCAGGAATACTCCCCCATCCGCCCGCTGGTGGATTGGCTGGACTACAACGGCTACACCATGGTCACCAAGCCGACCAAGGAATTCACCGACGCCATGGGCCGGCGCAAGATCAAGGGCAACATGGACATCGAGCTGGCCATCGACGTGATGGAGATGTGCCAGTACCTGGACCATGTGGTGCTGTTCTCCGGCGACGGCGATTTCCGCCGGCTGGTGGAAGCGGTCCAAAGAAAGGGCGTGCGCGTCTCGGTGGTCAGCACCATCCGCTCGCAGCCGCCCATGGTGGCCGACGAACTGCGCCGCCAGGCCGACGTCTTCATCGAGTTGCAGGACCTGGAAAGCCAGATCGCCCGCGCCCAGCAATCGCACCGCGACGACCGCGCCTATCCGGCGGATTGA
- the rnc gene encoding ribonuclease III, translated as MAGSAAAADLHAVLGHAFTRPELLSQALTHPSMQQGRRTKTSDPYERLEFLGDRVLGLVVAEMLFDRFPNEAEGALARRHAALVRREAVARIANQINLGRHLVLARGEDEAGGRTNPGILADACEAVIGALYADAGFAVAASFVRNRWEPLMEEALAPPKDAKTGLQEWAQGRGLPLPLYKILGQEGPPHEPIFLMEVSVEGVGSAVGRGASKRVAEQAAAGLLLQQVMK; from the coding sequence ATGGCCGGCTCCGCCGCCGCCGCCGACCTTCATGCGGTGCTGGGCCACGCCTTCACGCGGCCCGAATTGCTTTCCCAGGCGCTGACCCATCCCAGCATGCAGCAGGGGCGGCGCACCAAGACCTCGGACCCGTACGAGCGCCTGGAATTCCTGGGCGACCGCGTCCTGGGCCTGGTGGTGGCCGAGATGCTGTTCGACCGCTTTCCCAACGAGGCCGAGGGCGCCCTGGCGCGCCGTCATGCCGCCCTGGTGCGGCGCGAAGCGGTGGCGCGCATCGCCAACCAGATCAATCTGGGCCGCCATCTGGTGCTGGCCAGGGGCGAGGACGAGGCCGGCGGGCGGACCAATCCCGGCATCCTGGCCGACGCCTGCGAGGCGGTGATCGGGGCGCTCTATGCCGATGCCGGCTTCGCGGTGGCCGCGTCCTTCGTGCGCAATCGCTGGGAGCCCCTGATGGAGGAAGCCCTGGCGCCGCCCAAGGATGCCAAGACCGGGCTGCAGGAATGGGCCCAGGGGCGGGGATTGCCGCTGCCGCTTTACAAGATTTTGGGTCAGGAAGGTCCGCCGCATGAGCCGATTTTCCTGATGGAGGTCAGTGTCGAGGGTGTAGGCTCGGCCGTGGGCCGCGGTGCCTCGAAACGGGTGGCGGAGCAGGCGGCAGCCGGCCTGCTGCTGCAACAGGTGATGAAATGA